Proteins found in one Salmo salar chromosome ssa26, Ssal_v3.1, whole genome shotgun sequence genomic segment:
- the LOC106587257 gene encoding paraplegin isoform X2, translating to MYRERLRTLFIIALVMSLLNSINTSGGNISWNDFVNEMLAKGEVSRVQVVPESDMVEIYLHPGAVIFGRPRLALMYRMQVANIDKFEEKLRAAEEELNIDAKDRIPVSYKRTGFFGNALYALGMAAIGVAILWYIFRLAGMGGKEGGFSAFNQLKMAKFTIVNGKSGKGVSFKDVAGMHEAKMEVKEFVDYLKCPDRYLNLGAKVPKGSLLLGPPGCGKTLLAKAVATEAQVPFLAMAGSEFVEVIGGLGAARVRSLFKEARARAPCIVYIDEIDAVGKKRSNNMSGFSNTEEEQTLNQLLVEMDGMGTTDHVIVLASTNRADILDNALMRPGRLDRHIFIDFPTLQERKEIYEQHLKILKLTHPASSYSLRLAELTPGFSGADIANICNEAALHAAREGYKSIDTFNFEYAVERVLAGSVKKSKILSKEEQRIVAFHESGHALVGWLLEHTEALMKVSIAPRTNAALGFAQILPRDQYLFSKEQLFERMCMALGGRASEAITFNKVTTGAQDDLRKVTRVAYSMVKQYGMSSSVGQMSFPETEEQGAVGRRPFSQGLQQQMDHEAKLLIARAYRQTEKLLLDNRDKLIMLANALLEREVVNYEDIEALLGPPPHGPKKMIAPQSWIEAEKDKQDTGEDDEPRPRPRRKDDNDEHLNPRTV from the exons ATGTACAGGGAACGTCTGCGCACTCTCTTCATCATCGCCCTCGTCATGAGCCTCCTCAACTCCATCAATACCAGCGGGGGAAACATCTCCTGGAATGACTTTGTCAATGAGATGCTGGCCAAGGGTGAGGTATCTCGTGTGCAGGTGGTCCCGGAGAGCGACATGGTGGAAATCTACCTCCACCCTGGAGCAGTCATCTTCGGAAGGCCT AGGCTGGCTCTGATGTACCGTATGCAGGTGGCCAACATTGACAAATTTGAGGAGAAGCTCAGAGCTGCAGAAGAGGAGCTGAACATTGACGCCAAGGACAGGATACCAGTCTCCTACAAGCGCACTGGCTTCTTTGGAAA TGCACTTTATGCCCTTGGAATGGCTGCCATTGGGGTGGCAATCCTGTGGTATATTTTCCGCCTGGCCGGCATGGGTGGAAAAGAGGGAGGCTTCAGTGCATTT AACCAGCTGAAAATGGCCAAGTTCACTATTGTGAATGGCAAGTCTGGGAAGGGTGTGAGTTTCAAAGATGTGGCGGGCATGCACGAGGCAAAAATGGAGGTGAAGGAGTTTGTTGACTATTTGAAG TGCCCAGACAGGTACCTCAACCTGGGGGCCAAAGTCCCTAAGGGCTCCCTGCTGCTAGGGCCCCCAGGCTGTGGAAAGACTCTGCTGGCCAAGGCTGTGGCCACAGAGGCACAGGTGCCCTTCCTGGCCATGGCAGGCTCTGAGTTTGTGGAAGTCATTGGGG GTCTTGGTGCTGCCAGGGTGAGGAGTCTGTTCAAAGAGGCGCGTGCCCGAGCTCCCTGCATCGTCTACATAGATGAGATTGATGCTGTGGGAAAGAAGCGCTCCAATAATATGTCTGGCTTCTCGAACACGGAGGAAGAGCAGACCCTCAATCAGCTGCTGGTGGAGATGGACG GAATGGGCACTACTGACCATGTGATAGTCCTGGCCTCTACAAACCGGGCGGACATTTTGGACAATGCTCTCATGAGACCAGGGAGACTGGACAGGCACATATTTATCGACTTCCCCACTCTGCAG GAGAGGAAGGAGATCTACGAGCAGCACCTGAAGATACTCAAgctcacccacccagccagcagCTATTCCCTGCGTCTGGCAGAGCTCACCCCAGGGTTCAGTG GGGCAGACATTGCCAATATCTGTAACGAAGCAGCCCTGCACGCTGCCAGGGAGGGCTACAAGTCCATCGACACCTTCAACTTTGAGTACGCTGTGGAGAGAGTCCTAGCCG GAAGTGTGAAGAAAAGTAAGATCCTGTCCAAAGAGGAGCAGAGGATTGTAGCGTTCCATGAGTCTGGCCATGCCCTGGTTGGATGGCTGTTAGAGCACACAGAGGCACTCATGAAG GTGTCCATTGCCCCCAGGACCAACGCTGCCCTCGGCTTTGCCCAGATCCTGCCCAGAGACCAGTACCTGTTCTCCAAAGAACAGCTGTTTGAGAGGATGTGTATGGCTCTAGGAGGAAGAGCCTCGGAGGCCATCACCTTCAACAAGGTCACCACAG GTGCCCAGGATGACCTGCGCAAGGTGACTCGTGTGGCCTACTCCATGGTGAAGCAGTATGGCATGTCCTCCAGTGTGGGTCAGATGTCCTTCCCTGAGACAGAGGAGCAGGGGGCTGTCGGACGCAGGCCCTTCAGCCAGGGCCTCCAGCAGCAGATGGACCAC GAAGCTAAGCTGTTGATAGCACGTGCCTACAGACAGACCGAGAAACTGCTTCTGGATAACAGAGACAAGCTGATAATG ttggccAATGCTCTTCTGGAGCGGGAAGTGGTGAACTATGAGGACATCGAGGCTCTGCTGGGACCCCCTCCCCACGGGCCCAAGAAGATGATCGCCCCTCAAAGCTGGATCGAAGCGGAGAAGGACAAGCAGGACACAGGGGAGGATGATGAGCCACGCCCACGTCCTCGTAGGAAGGACGATAATGATGAACATCTGAACCCGAGGACTGTATGA
- the LOC106587257 gene encoding paraplegin isoform X1 has product MFGSLAGREMAALRRASSCRNYKTIIWTVSGRSNCQFVNKRPNNDGAKLQLSTCMNCKMLSCSLRPLVTQPYNGLNPGLIQQLLHRPMSPGLTAVSKLLIKNSLFKNPVGLWNILGSTNNFSSSQSKQQDQKNSDGPKGKTPEEDEEEKKRREQEDQMYRERLRTLFIIALVMSLLNSINTSGGNISWNDFVNEMLAKGEVSRVQVVPESDMVEIYLHPGAVIFGRPRLALMYRMQVANIDKFEEKLRAAEEELNIDAKDRIPVSYKRTGFFGNALYALGMAAIGVAILWYIFRLAGMGGKEGGFSAFNQLKMAKFTIVNGKSGKGVSFKDVAGMHEAKMEVKEFVDYLKCPDRYLNLGAKVPKGSLLLGPPGCGKTLLAKAVATEAQVPFLAMAGSEFVEVIGGLGAARVRSLFKEARARAPCIVYIDEIDAVGKKRSNNMSGFSNTEEEQTLNQLLVEMDGMGTTDHVIVLASTNRADILDNALMRPGRLDRHIFIDFPTLQERKEIYEQHLKILKLTHPASSYSLRLAELTPGFSGADIANICNEAALHAAREGYKSIDTFNFEYAVERVLAGSVKKSKILSKEEQRIVAFHESGHALVGWLLEHTEALMKVSIAPRTNAALGFAQILPRDQYLFSKEQLFERMCMALGGRASEAITFNKVTTGAQDDLRKVTRVAYSMVKQYGMSSSVGQMSFPETEEQGAVGRRPFSQGLQQQMDHEAKLLIARAYRQTEKLLLDNRDKLIMLANALLEREVVNYEDIEALLGPPPHGPKKMIAPQSWIEAEKDKQDTGEDDEPRPRPRRKDDNDEHLNPRTV; this is encoded by the exons ATGTTCGGTAGCCTAGCAGGCAGGGAAATGGCAGCTCTGCGACGTGCCAGTTCTTGTAGAAATTACAAGACGATAATATGGACGGTGTCAGGACGCAGCAACTGTCAATTTGTCAACAAGCGTCCAAACAACGATGGCGCCAAACTGCAGCTATCGACATGTATGAACTGTAAAATGTTATCATGCTCACTTCGTCCATTGGTGACTCAACCATATAATGGCCTCAACCCTGGGCTCATTCAG CAACTGCTACACAGACCCATGAGTCCCGGATTGACTGCAGTAAGTAAGCTACTGATCAAGAACAGCTTGTTCAAAAACCCTGTTGGCCTGTGGAATATTTTAG GTTCCACAAATAATTTCAGCTCATCTCAGTCTAAACAACAAGATCAAAAGAACAGTGATGGACCCAAGGGAAAAACTCCAGAGGAAGATGAAG AGGAGAAGAAGCGGCGGGAGCAAGAGGATCAGATGTACAGGGAACGTCTGCGCACTCTCTTCATCATCGCCCTCGTCATGAGCCTCCTCAACTCCATCAATACCAGCGGGGGAAACATCTCCTGGAATGACTTTGTCAATGAGATGCTGGCCAAGGGTGAGGTATCTCGTGTGCAGGTGGTCCCGGAGAGCGACATGGTGGAAATCTACCTCCACCCTGGAGCAGTCATCTTCGGAAGGCCT AGGCTGGCTCTGATGTACCGTATGCAGGTGGCCAACATTGACAAATTTGAGGAGAAGCTCAGAGCTGCAGAAGAGGAGCTGAACATTGACGCCAAGGACAGGATACCAGTCTCCTACAAGCGCACTGGCTTCTTTGGAAA TGCACTTTATGCCCTTGGAATGGCTGCCATTGGGGTGGCAATCCTGTGGTATATTTTCCGCCTGGCCGGCATGGGTGGAAAAGAGGGAGGCTTCAGTGCATTT AACCAGCTGAAAATGGCCAAGTTCACTATTGTGAATGGCAAGTCTGGGAAGGGTGTGAGTTTCAAAGATGTGGCGGGCATGCACGAGGCAAAAATGGAGGTGAAGGAGTTTGTTGACTATTTGAAG TGCCCAGACAGGTACCTCAACCTGGGGGCCAAAGTCCCTAAGGGCTCCCTGCTGCTAGGGCCCCCAGGCTGTGGAAAGACTCTGCTGGCCAAGGCTGTGGCCACAGAGGCACAGGTGCCCTTCCTGGCCATGGCAGGCTCTGAGTTTGTGGAAGTCATTGGGG GTCTTGGTGCTGCCAGGGTGAGGAGTCTGTTCAAAGAGGCGCGTGCCCGAGCTCCCTGCATCGTCTACATAGATGAGATTGATGCTGTGGGAAAGAAGCGCTCCAATAATATGTCTGGCTTCTCGAACACGGAGGAAGAGCAGACCCTCAATCAGCTGCTGGTGGAGATGGACG GAATGGGCACTACTGACCATGTGATAGTCCTGGCCTCTACAAACCGGGCGGACATTTTGGACAATGCTCTCATGAGACCAGGGAGACTGGACAGGCACATATTTATCGACTTCCCCACTCTGCAG GAGAGGAAGGAGATCTACGAGCAGCACCTGAAGATACTCAAgctcacccacccagccagcagCTATTCCCTGCGTCTGGCAGAGCTCACCCCAGGGTTCAGTG GGGCAGACATTGCCAATATCTGTAACGAAGCAGCCCTGCACGCTGCCAGGGAGGGCTACAAGTCCATCGACACCTTCAACTTTGAGTACGCTGTGGAGAGAGTCCTAGCCG GAAGTGTGAAGAAAAGTAAGATCCTGTCCAAAGAGGAGCAGAGGATTGTAGCGTTCCATGAGTCTGGCCATGCCCTGGTTGGATGGCTGTTAGAGCACACAGAGGCACTCATGAAG GTGTCCATTGCCCCCAGGACCAACGCTGCCCTCGGCTTTGCCCAGATCCTGCCCAGAGACCAGTACCTGTTCTCCAAAGAACAGCTGTTTGAGAGGATGTGTATGGCTCTAGGAGGAAGAGCCTCGGAGGCCATCACCTTCAACAAGGTCACCACAG GTGCCCAGGATGACCTGCGCAAGGTGACTCGTGTGGCCTACTCCATGGTGAAGCAGTATGGCATGTCCTCCAGTGTGGGTCAGATGTCCTTCCCTGAGACAGAGGAGCAGGGGGCTGTCGGACGCAGGCCCTTCAGCCAGGGCCTCCAGCAGCAGATGGACCAC GAAGCTAAGCTGTTGATAGCACGTGCCTACAGACAGACCGAGAAACTGCTTCTGGATAACAGAGACAAGCTGATAATG ttggccAATGCTCTTCTGGAGCGGGAAGTGGTGAACTATGAGGACATCGAGGCTCTGCTGGGACCCCCTCCCCACGGGCCCAAGAAGATGATCGCCCCTCAAAGCTGGATCGAAGCGGAGAAGGACAAGCAGGACACAGGGGAGGATGATGAGCCACGCCCACGTCCTCGTAGGAAGGACGATAATGATGAACATCTGAACCCGAGGACTGTATGA
- the LOC106587258 gene encoding cadherin-15 codes for MLAQEMTSRGLAVLCVLVAGLGQVGSSGQAGREDLNPAVLYPWRQRSSGGLSRVKRDWIIPPIRVLENSKQVPENLVQIKSDKIFTGEVIYKLEGPGVDQDPKNLFEIDDKTGWIRSMIPLDREKYRSFTLKAFALSPSGERLENPSTIEIVVLDQNDNRPNFSQKEFAGSVYEFSVPGTSVMSVTATDADDPTTDNAILSYSIIGQESIPPLRINKTMFGINNETGAIYTRDVGLDREVVKGFRLILQVADMSGMGLTSLANAVIHVIDINNNPPRFSSYLYTMSAVENKVDFVIGWVNATDNDEPGTGNWETKYTIAKGNPSRNFAIHTDPVTNEGILSVVKALDYESQEVYTLTLTVENVNPLSIKAPKNPVSSATVVVTVVNENEAPRFIKDPIEILVPESVVPGTVLASNIAYDPDNTKLKYDILRDPEGWLKIIHNTGEITARKPFNVRSPHVKNNIYNAVIRVTDTDAGGISTTASLVITLWETNDFLPKLFPLMGTVCSESGRKTSGLFLSAVDEDLPPHAEPFTFHLQDINVSANWTIIQVNETHAVLRPLVELETGEYAVTVLVNDSGTPSLGAYAQVNVTVCPCGKDGECKAEAAAIFGTRVGVSFIALLVIMASIALLLLLLLLAVAVGNCRRHHMKKGEGLLVGDSDEDIRDNVLNYDEQGGGEEDENAFNIDLLRNPADVGPLPISFYPPVSGIPRGKQPLRKDYPDNLPSPSYPRKPPADPTDIEDFINDGLEAADHDPNVPPYDTALIYDYEGDGSLAGSLSSIASASSDGDQDYDYLNDWGPRFKKLANMYDPR; via the exons GTCGGGAGCAGCGGCCAAGCGGGCAGGGAGGACCTGAACCCAGCGGTCCTGTATCCATGGAGACAGAGGAGCAGTGGGGGTCTGAGCAGGGTGAAGAGGGACTGGATCATCCCTCCAATCAGGGTGCTGGAGAACAGCAAGCAAGTCCCTGAAAACCTGGTCCAG ATCAAATCAGACAAGATTTTCACCGGAGAAGTGATCTACAAGCTGGAAGGACCAGGGGTTGACCAGGACCCTAAGAACCTGTTTGAGATAGACGATAAAACAGGCTGGATCAGGAGCATGATTCCTCTggacagagagaaatacagaaGCTTCACG CTGAAAGCCTTTGCCCTGTCGcccagtggagagagactggagaatcCCTCCACCATTGAGATCGTAGTACTGGATCAAAATGATAACCGGCCCAACTTCTCCCAGAAAGAGTTTGCTGGATCCGTTTATGAATTCTCCGTACCAG GCACATCTGTGATGTCTGTGACTGCGACTGATGCTGACGACCCAACCACAGACAACGCTATCCTGAGCTACTCCATCATTGGCCAGGAGAGCATCCCGCCTCTCCGCATCAATAAGACCATGTTTGGCATCAACAACGAGACAGGGGCCATTTACACACGAGACGTGGGGCTAGACCGGGAG GTGGTTAAAGGTTTCAGGTTGATACTGCAGGTTGCTGACATGTCAGGCATGGGGTTAACCAGTCTTGCCAATGCTGTCATACATGTGATTGACATCAACAACAATCCACCACGATTCTCCTCATACCTG TACACTATGTCAGCTGTGGAGAACAAAGTAGATTTCGTGATTGGCTGGGTCAACGCCACAGACAATGATGAGCCAGGGACAGGAAACTGGGAGACAAAATACACCATCGCCAAGGGCAACCCCTCGAGGAACTTTGCCATTCACACAGACCCTGTGACCAATGAGGGTATTCTGTCAGTGGTGAAG GCTCTGGACTACGAGTCCCAAGAGGTGTATACTCTGACTCTGACAGTGGAGAATGTGAACCCTCTCAGCATCAAGGCCCCCAAGAACCCCGTAAGCAGTGCCACAGTGGTGGTGACCGTGGTGAATGAGAACGAGGCCCCACGCTTTATTAAAGACCCCATAGAGATCTTGGTTCCTGAGTCTGTGGTCCCTGGCACAGTGCTGGCCAGTAACATCGCCTACGATCCTGATAATACAAAACTCAA GTATGACATACTCAGAGATCCTGAGGGATGGCTTAAAATCATTCACAATACTGGAGAAATCACAGCCAGGAAACCGTTCAATGTCCGCTCCCCTCACGTCAAGAACAACATTTACAATGCAGTCATCAGAGTCACAGACACAG ATGCTGGTGGAATCTCGACCACAGCGTCTCTGGTGATCACGTTGTGGGAGACCAATGACTTCCTCCCTAAGCTGTTCCCCCTGATGGGGACGGTGTGCAGCGAGTCAGGCCGGAAGACATCTGGTCTGTTCCTGAGTGCTGTGGATGAGGACCTGCCCCCTCATGCTGAACCCTTCACCTTCCACCTGCAAGACATCAATGTGTCTGCCAACTGGACCATCATACAGGTCAATG AGACTCATGCAGTGCTGCGACCCCTGGTAGAGCTGGAGACAGGAGAGTATGCTGTCACTGTGTTGGTGAATGACTCTGGCACCCCAAGTCTCGGTGCATACGCTCAGGTCAATGTGACTGTGTGTCCGTGTGGGAAAGACGGTGAATGTAAGGCCGAAGCTGCTGCCATATTCGGAACACGAGTTGGTGTCAGCTTCATCGCCTTACTGGTCATCATGGCCAGCATCGCACTCCTGCTCT tgttGCTGCTCCTGGCTGTAGCTGTGGGTAACTGCAGACGGCATCATATGAAGAAAGGAGAGGGGCTGCTGGTGGGGGATTCAGACGAAGACATTCGTGACAACGTCCTGAACTATGACGAGcagggtggtggagaggaggatgag AATGCCTTCAACATTGACCTACTGAGGAACCCAGCGGATGTGGGACCACTCCCAATATCCTTCTACCCACCCGTCTCTGGCATCCCCAGGGGAAAGCAGCCACTCAGGAAAGACTACCCAGACAACCTGCCCTCCCCCTCGTATCCACGGAAACCCCCAGCGGACCCCACTGACATTGAGGACTTCATCAATGAC GGCCTGGAGGCAGCAGACCATGACCCCAACGTCCCTCCCTACGACACAGCTCTGATCTATGACTACGAGGGTGATGGCTCCCTGGCAGGCAGCCTGAGCTCCATCGCCTCAGCCAGCTCAGACGGCGACCAGGACTATGACTACCTCAACGACTGGGGACCACGCTTTAAGAAACTGGCCAACATGTACGACCCACGCTAA